Proteins co-encoded in one Afipia sp. P52-10 genomic window:
- a CDS encoding GMC family oxidoreductase — protein sequence MARRRPRKDVVVIGLGWTGSIVSYELAHQGLEVVAIERGPWRDTATDFNIGTAPDELRYAVRHDIFLRPKQETLTMRNNVSQTALPIRKWGSFLPGNGVGGAGVHWNGQTWRFLPDDFRIRSHMTERYGESILPADNHIQDWPVSYDELEPYYDKFEYLAGISGKAGNIKGQIQPGGNPFEGARARDYPTPPMKQGYAQDLFTKAASNLGLHPFPRPSANISVAYTNTYGCRMAPCTYCGFCERFGCSNYSKASPQTCVLPALVREPTFEARTDCEVTKVNLSKDGKTATGVTYVDLSGEEWEQPADLVLVCAYSLFNVRLLLLSGIGKPYDPQRNEGVVGRNYAYQTGSGATAFFEDAKFNPFAAAGSLGAAADDYNSDNFDHAPHGFVGGASITCAYTNGRPILYRPTPRGTPTWGSAWKKAVRDTYQRVASVGAQGSVMSYRGNYLDLDPTYKDPLGRPLMRMTFDYQDNERKMANWMAERCDEIAKAMGAKQTQVNRLTGPWSVVPYQTTHNTGGAVFGNDPKTSVLNRYLQSWDVPNVFVMGASAFPQNAGYNPTGTVGALTYWAIDGIRKYLQSPGPLVQL from the coding sequence ATGGCTCGCCGTCGTCCACGCAAGGATGTCGTCGTCATCGGTCTCGGTTGGACCGGATCGATCGTTTCCTATGAACTGGCTCACCAAGGGCTTGAGGTCGTTGCGATCGAACGCGGCCCGTGGCGCGACACGGCGACCGATTTCAATATCGGCACAGCTCCGGACGAACTGCGCTACGCGGTGCGTCACGATATTTTCCTGCGGCCGAAGCAGGAAACGCTGACCATGCGCAACAACGTCTCGCAGACGGCGCTGCCGATCCGCAAGTGGGGAAGTTTTCTGCCCGGCAACGGGGTTGGCGGCGCAGGCGTGCATTGGAATGGCCAGACGTGGCGCTTTCTGCCGGACGATTTCCGCATTCGCAGCCATATGACTGAACGGTATGGCGAAAGCATCCTGCCGGCCGACAATCATATCCAGGACTGGCCCGTCAGCTACGACGAGCTCGAGCCGTACTACGACAAGTTCGAGTATCTCGCCGGCATCTCCGGCAAGGCCGGCAACATCAAGGGGCAGATTCAGCCCGGCGGCAACCCCTTCGAAGGAGCGCGCGCACGCGACTATCCGACGCCACCGATGAAGCAGGGCTATGCCCAAGACCTGTTTACCAAGGCGGCGTCGAACCTGGGCTTGCATCCATTCCCGCGCCCCTCCGCTAACATTTCCGTCGCCTATACCAACACCTACGGCTGCCGGATGGCACCCTGCACCTATTGCGGCTTCTGCGAACGCTTTGGTTGCTCAAACTACTCGAAGGCAAGCCCGCAAACCTGCGTTCTTCCCGCACTGGTGCGTGAACCGACGTTCGAGGCGCGAACCGATTGCGAGGTGACGAAGGTCAACCTGTCCAAAGACGGCAAGACTGCGACCGGCGTCACCTATGTCGATCTCAGCGGGGAGGAGTGGGAACAGCCGGCAGACCTCGTGCTGGTCTGTGCCTACAGCCTCTTCAACGTGCGATTGTTGCTGCTTTCGGGCATCGGCAAGCCTTACGACCCGCAGCGCAATGAGGGCGTGGTTGGGCGCAACTATGCGTATCAGACGGGCTCGGGGGCGACAGCCTTCTTCGAGGATGCGAAGTTCAATCCGTTCGCGGCCGCCGGTTCACTCGGAGCTGCGGCCGACGATTACAACAGCGACAACTTCGATCATGCTCCGCACGGCTTTGTCGGCGGCGCATCGATCACCTGCGCTTATACCAACGGCCGGCCTATTCTCTATCGGCCGACGCCGCGCGGCACGCCGACATGGGGAAGCGCCTGGAAGAAGGCGGTGCGTGATACCTATCAGCGTGTCGCCAGTGTCGGTGCCCAAGGCAGCGTGATGAGCTATCGCGGCAATTATCTCGATCTCGATCCGACCTACAAGGATCCGCTGGGCAGGCCGTTGATGCGAATGACGTTCGACTATCAGGACAACGAGCGGAAGATGGCCAATTGGATGGCCGAGCGGTGCGATGAGATCGCCAAGGCCATGGGCGCGAAGCAGACCCAGGTGAACCGCCTCACCGGTCCATGGTCGGTCGTGCCGTATCAGACGACCCACAACACCGGGGGCGCGGTGTTCGGAAACGATCCCAAGACAAGTGTTCTCAATCGCTATCTTCAGTCATGGGATGTCCCGAATGTGTTCGTGATGGGCGCATCGGCGTTTCCGCAGAACGCCGGCTACAATCCGACCGGAACCGTCGGCGCGCTGACCTACTGGGCGATCGATGGAATTCGGAAGTATCTGCAGTCTCCTGGTCCTCTGGTGCAGCTATGA
- a CDS encoding gluconate 2-dehydrogenase subunit 3 family protein — protein MTTANAGARVVTKVLPWQPNEAYPVAPVTGDGYLFFSPTEAAMVDAIVERLIPADELGPSAKEAGVTIFIDRQLTGPYGGHDWLYMQGPFSSTPLPSQGLQSPLTPREQYRLGLAALASYCTATFAGRGFADLSPEERDKLLTQMERGEVKFPGFDAKALFSAILGNTMEGFFSDPIYGGNRNMVGWKLVGFPGVRYDFRDVMDKPNQEYTLPPVALRGRAAWGER, from the coding sequence ATGACGACCGCAAATGCCGGGGCGCGCGTTGTGACCAAGGTGTTGCCATGGCAGCCGAACGAGGCCTATCCAGTCGCGCCGGTGACGGGCGATGGCTACCTGTTCTTCTCTCCCACCGAGGCGGCCATGGTGGACGCCATCGTCGAGCGCCTGATTCCGGCCGACGAGCTCGGCCCCAGTGCCAAGGAAGCAGGCGTAACGATCTTCATCGATCGGCAACTGACCGGTCCCTATGGCGGGCATGACTGGCTCTACATGCAGGGCCCGTTTTCATCGACGCCCTTGCCATCCCAAGGACTGCAGTCGCCGCTGACACCGCGCGAGCAGTACCGCCTGGGCCTTGCGGCTCTCGCGTCTTACTGCACGGCGACGTTCGCAGGTCGTGGATTTGCCGATCTTTCGCCAGAGGAGCGGGATAAGCTGCTGACGCAAATGGAGCGCGGCGAAGTGAAGTTTCCGGGCTTCGACGCCAAGGCCTTATTCTCCGCCATCCTCGGCAACACCATGGAGGGCTTCTTCTCCGATCCCATCTACGGCGGCAACCGCAACATGGTGGGCTGGAAGCTCGTTGGGTTTCCAGGAGTCCGTTACGACTTCCGCGACGTGATGGACAAGCCGAACCAGGAATACACGCTTCCGCCGGTGGCTTTGCGCGGGCGTGCTGCATGGGGAGAGCGCTGA
- a CDS encoding ABC transporter substrate-binding protein, producing MSRSRVVGALAGAVILVSFATAIAQAQTLRIAMTASDVPTVGGIPDNGSEGYRFAGYPIYDALVNWDFSKPEELADLTPGLATAWEANKDDPRRWVFTLRKGVKFHDGTDFNADAAIWNFDRIFNEKAPHYDGAQAAIVKVSLPMLDKYEKIDDDRIVITTKMPFSPFPYLITRILFVSPTQFAKAGSNWAAFGKQPAGTGPFRVTKVTPSVSIELARNEGYWDKERVPRVEKLVLLPMPEATTRLAALRSGQVDWIEVPPPDAIPSLKSAGFQISLKPYPHLWPWVLSATGDSPFKDKRVRMAINYAIDREGLVQLLNGTARPATGFYDPAHPAFGKSELRYTYDPAKAKALLKEAGFGPGKPVKAKVMISTSGSGQMMPIPMNEFLQQNLKEVGFDIEFDVVDWGSMLVAFRNPPTSALSRGDHAINISLPFGDPTLVYRFFHSSAMPPNGSNWGNYSNPKVDQALDQAFQTFDPAERDKLIGEAHAELVDDAAWLYIVHDLNPRAMSKKVKGFVPAQSWFQDLTHVTVEK from the coding sequence ATGTCCAGGTCCAGAGTCGTCGGCGCGCTCGCGGGTGCCGTCATCCTTGTAAGCTTTGCGACAGCGATAGCGCAGGCGCAGACGTTGCGGATCGCGATGACCGCGTCCGATGTGCCGACCGTGGGCGGCATTCCCGACAACGGCAGCGAGGGCTATCGCTTCGCGGGTTATCCGATTTACGACGCGCTGGTGAATTGGGATTTCAGCAAGCCGGAGGAATTGGCGGATTTAACGCCGGGGCTGGCCACCGCGTGGGAAGCCAATAAGGATGATCCGCGTCGCTGGGTGTTCACTTTGCGCAAGGGCGTCAAGTTCCATGACGGCACTGATTTCAACGCCGATGCCGCAATCTGGAACTTTGATCGGATCTTTAACGAAAAGGCACCGCATTACGACGGCGCGCAGGCCGCGATCGTCAAAGTCTCACTGCCGATGCTCGACAAGTACGAGAAGATCGATGACGATCGTATCGTGATTACAACCAAGATGCCGTTCAGCCCGTTTCCATACCTGATAACCCGCATCTTGTTTGTTTCTCCGACACAGTTTGCCAAGGCCGGCAGCAACTGGGCCGCCTTCGGTAAACAGCCGGCGGGGACAGGCCCCTTCCGGGTGACGAAGGTAACGCCGAGCGTCTCGATCGAACTCGCCCGTAATGAGGGCTATTGGGACAAAGAGCGCGTGCCGCGGGTGGAGAAGCTGGTTCTGCTGCCGATGCCCGAGGCAACGACCAGGTTGGCCGCGCTGCGTTCGGGCCAGGTCGATTGGATCGAGGTGCCGCCGCCGGACGCGATCCCATCGCTGAAATCCGCCGGCTTTCAGATCAGCCTGAAGCCCTATCCGCATCTCTGGCCGTGGGTGTTGAGCGCCACGGGTGACTCACCTTTCAAGGACAAACGTGTGCGGATGGCGATCAATTACGCGATCGATCGCGAGGGGTTGGTGCAACTGTTGAACGGAACGGCGAGGCCCGCGACGGGATTTTACGATCCTGCGCATCCGGCGTTCGGCAAGTCCGAACTCCGCTACACCTATGATCCCGCCAAGGCGAAAGCTCTGCTCAAGGAAGCGGGCTTTGGACCCGGGAAGCCGGTGAAAGCAAAGGTGATGATCTCCACATCGGGCTCCGGTCAGATGATGCCGATTCCGATGAACGAGTTCCTGCAGCAGAATCTCAAAGAGGTCGGCTTCGACATCGAGTTCGACGTGGTGGATTGGGGCTCGATGCTGGTTGCGTTTCGCAATCCGCCGACGTCGGCGCTCTCGCGCGGCGATCATGCCATCAATATCAGTCTGCCGTTCGGTGATCCGACGCTGGTGTATCGGTTCTTTCACTCAAGCGCGATGCCGCCAAACGGGTCGAATTGGGGCAACTATAGCAATCCGAAGGTGGACCAGGCGCTCGACCAGGCCTTCCAGACGTTTGACCCGGCTGAGAGGGACAAGCTGATTGGCGAAGCCCATGCCGAACTCGTCGATGATGCGGCCTGGCTTTACATCGTCCACGATCTCAATCCGCGCGCGATGTCGAAGAAGGTTAAGGGATTCGTCCCGGCGCAGAGCTGGTTTCAGGATCTGACGCACGTCACCGTCGAGAAATGA
- a CDS encoding cytochrome c, whose translation MMRIGQLRSKRVSSRAWLRWALILACSLMSPQAFADSDNYVDVTRGRALTTAGDCVACHTAPGGQPFAGGLALQTPFGPIMTPNITPDEATGIGNWTSDDFARAMHAGRRPDGSYLYPAFPYPYYTKVSREDVDAIYAYLKTLSPVSNSVNRRTLPFPFNIRMAMIGWNALFFTPGRFVPDPKRTDEFNWGAYLVEGLGHCGACHTPMNAFGANKASQYLQGNQITGWTAPNITNDARLGLGNWSVEDIVQYLKTGQTRTSYASGPMKEVVENSTSKMSDADLKAMAVYLKERGEAGAAAPAPVAASDPRMQVGEAIFIDTCAACHTRSGDGIGHMFPKLAGNAVVNQDDPTTLVRIILAGTQGAATDENPTAPAMPSFGFRLTDDQAAAVVTYIRNSWGNAASAVGADTIKNIRSQASVPVQQAGAR comes from the coding sequence ATGATGCGGATCGGTCAGCTCCGTTCGAAACGGGTGAGCTCGAGGGCCTGGCTGCGGTGGGCCCTGATCCTCGCGTGCTCTCTCATGTCTCCTCAGGCGTTCGCGGATTCCGACAACTACGTGGACGTAACGCGAGGCCGGGCCTTGACGACGGCGGGAGATTGCGTGGCCTGTCACACCGCTCCCGGTGGCCAACCGTTTGCCGGAGGGCTTGCGCTGCAGACCCCCTTCGGCCCGATCATGACGCCGAACATCACCCCTGATGAGGCGACCGGCATCGGCAACTGGACCAGCGATGACTTTGCGCGGGCGATGCATGCGGGACGGCGGCCGGATGGTTCATACCTCTATCCAGCATTTCCATATCCCTATTACACGAAAGTCTCCCGCGAGGATGTCGATGCGATCTACGCTTACCTGAAGACGCTCTCACCCGTCTCCAACAGCGTGAACCGCAGGACATTGCCGTTTCCGTTCAACATTCGCATGGCGATGATCGGATGGAACGCGTTGTTCTTCACACCGGGACGTTTCGTGCCGGACCCAAAGCGCACGGATGAATTCAATTGGGGCGCCTATCTGGTCGAAGGTCTCGGGCATTGCGGCGCCTGCCATACGCCCATGAATGCCTTTGGCGCGAACAAGGCTAGCCAATATCTCCAAGGCAATCAGATCACCGGTTGGACGGCCCCGAATATAACCAACGATGCCCGGCTGGGTCTTGGCAACTGGTCCGTCGAAGACATCGTGCAGTATCTCAAGACCGGCCAGACCCGCACAAGCTATGCCAGCGGACCGATGAAGGAGGTCGTGGAGAATTCGACCTCGAAGATGTCCGACGCTGATCTCAAGGCGATGGCCGTCTATTTGAAGGAGCGTGGCGAGGCTGGTGCGGCGGCGCCCGCGCCGGTGGCGGCGTCCGATCCGCGAATGCAGGTCGGCGAGGCCATTTTCATCGACACCTGCGCTGCATGTCACACCCGATCCGGTGATGGCATCGGTCATATGTTTCCCAAGCTTGCAGGCAATGCGGTGGTGAACCAGGACGATCCGACGACGCTGGTGCGTATCATCCTTGCCGGAACGCAAGGGGCGGCGACCGACGAGAATCCGACCGCACCGGCGATGCCATCCTTCGGCTTTCGTCTGACCGATGATCAGGCTGCTGCCGTCGTCACCTACATTCGCAATAGCTGGGGAAATGCCGCTTCGGCAGTTGGTGCGGATACGATCAAGAACATCCGCAGCCAAGCGTCTGTTCCTGTGCAGCAGGCTGGCGCGCGATGA